One Candidatus Krumholzibacteriota bacterium genomic window carries:
- a CDS encoding winged helix-turn-helix transcriptional regulator: MKRNDARKAERGSGSGPLPVDRIERFAEILKALSSPARLRIVNLLADGELTVSQICEKTGLKQSLVSQQLRILRLNRIVMNRKEMPRSYYRLTEKNVATMLSCLSRCGVRQSDARRGNDE, encoded by the coding sequence ATGAAACGGAACGACGCAAGAAAGGCGGAACGGGGAAGCGGGAGCGGCCCGCTGCCCGTCGACCGGATCGAGCGGTTCGCCGAGATCCTGAAGGCCCTGTCGAGTCCGGCCCGGCTGCGGATCGTGAACCTGCTGGCGGACGGCGAGCTGACGGTCTCGCAGATCTGCGAGAAAACGGGGCTCAAGCAGTCGCTCGTCTCGCAGCAGCTCCGGATCCTCCGGCTCAACAGGATCGTGATGAACCGCAAGGAGATGCCCCGGTCGTACTATCGTCTCACTGAGAAGAACGTCGCCACCATGCTCTCGTGTCTGAGCAGGTGCGGCGTCAGGCAATCGGACGCAAGGAGAGGAAACGATGAGTGA
- a CDS encoding 4-hydroxy-tetrahydrodipicolinate reductase, with protein sequence MGKPVRIAVCGALGRMGRAVAEEAANWPGIRIASLVEAPEHPGIGELIGGVAVAADGPAIPGDADVLVDFTRPASAAKHVEACAAAGTGAVVGTTGFSPAETGAIHLAAGRIPLLLSPNMSIGVNLLLRLAGDAARALPGFDVEIVEIHHGGKKDAPSGTAAALAAAVEEARPGLRRAHGREGLTGPRDAAEIGIHSLRGGDVVGEHTLVFAGEGERVELTHRAHSRRTFARGALAAVLFVAGRVPGLYNMRDVLAAAAADTNG encoded by the coding sequence ATGGGCAAGCCCGTGCGGATCGCGGTCTGCGGCGCCCTCGGGCGGATGGGCCGCGCCGTCGCCGAGGAAGCGGCCAACTGGCCCGGGATCCGGATCGCCTCGCTCGTCGAGGCGCCCGAACACCCGGGGATAGGCGAGCTGATCGGCGGCGTCGCCGTCGCCGCCGACGGCCCCGCGATCCCCGGCGACGCGGACGTCCTCGTCGATTTCACCAGGCCGGCCTCGGCGGCGAAACACGTCGAGGCCTGCGCCGCGGCGGGCACGGGCGCGGTCGTGGGCACGACGGGATTCTCCCCGGCGGAGACCGGCGCGATCCACCTGGCCGCCGGGCGCATCCCCCTTCTCCTCTCCCCGAACATGTCGATCGGCGTGAACCTCCTGCTTCGTCTCGCCGGCGATGCGGCCCGCGCCCTGCCCGGCTTCGACGTCGAGATCGTCGAGATCCACCACGGCGGCAAGAAGGACGCCCCGAGCGGGACGGCGGCGGCCCTCGCCGCGGCCGTCGAGGAGGCGCGCCCCGGCCTGCGCCGCGCGCATGGCCGCGAGGGACTCACCGGCCCGCGCGATGCGGCCGAGATCGGCATCCACTCGCTGCGCGGGGGCGACGTCGTCGGCGAGCACACCCTCGTCTTCGCCGGCGAGGGGGAGCGGGTCGAGCTGACCCACCGCGCGCACTCGCGCCGGACCTTCGCCCGCGGCGCGCTCGCCGCCGTCCTCTTCGTCGCCGGCCGGGTTCCCGGGCTCTACAACATGCGCGACGTCCTCGCCGCGGCGGCGGCGGACACGAACGGGTGA
- a CDS encoding NAD+ synthase, whose translation MRIGLAQVNPTVGDLAGNVGLVGRLVAEAKRAGVQLLAFPELVICGYPPEDLLLKPRFLADCEAALAQAASLARGIALVVGAPEKPDHRGGHPYNTAVLLYRGRIAARYRKIHLPNYGVFDEQRYFSAGEAPLAVDLGGLRVGLSVCEDVWVDRGPVEALASDAETGVVVNISASPYHRRKGPERERLMRRRAKENGIWLFYVNLLGGQDELVFDGSSVIADPAGRTVARGRPFREDLIVADVPVPARPAAPRGRRPRAAARPAIVRLPALYRPARRPPLRRRRTGHLAPVAEVYEALVLGTRDYVDKNGFSHVVLGISGGLDSALTAAIAVDALGRDRVTGVTMPSGYTSEETLADARRLAASLRIELLELPIGPAHDAYRGILGDAGIAARLDVTEENIQARIRGNLLMALSNARGWLVLTTGNKSETAVGYCTLYGDMAGGFAVLKDVPKTLAWALARDRNRRARQETIPRSIIRRPPSAELRPGQCDQDSLPAYRILDRVIELYVEHDLSVDEIVARGIEPATARRTVDLIDRNEYKRRQAPPGIKITPKAFGRDRRLPITNRYRDRGRRSGPTGP comes from the coding sequence GTGCGGATCGGTCTCGCCCAGGTGAATCCCACGGTCGGCGACCTCGCGGGAAACGTCGGGCTCGTCGGGCGTCTCGTCGCCGAGGCGAAGCGGGCCGGCGTCCAGCTCCTCGCCTTTCCCGAGCTCGTCATCTGCGGCTATCCCCCCGAGGATCTCCTGCTCAAGCCCCGCTTCCTCGCCGACTGCGAGGCGGCGCTCGCGCAGGCGGCCTCGCTGGCGCGCGGGATCGCGCTCGTCGTGGGCGCGCCGGAGAAGCCCGACCACCGCGGCGGCCATCCGTACAATACCGCCGTCCTGCTGTATCGCGGCAGGATCGCCGCCCGCTACCGCAAGATCCATCTGCCGAACTACGGCGTCTTCGACGAGCAGCGATACTTCTCGGCGGGCGAGGCACCCCTCGCCGTCGATCTCGGCGGCCTCCGCGTTGGCCTCAGCGTCTGCGAGGACGTCTGGGTCGACCGCGGCCCGGTCGAGGCCCTCGCCTCGGATGCGGAGACGGGCGTCGTCGTCAACATCTCCGCCTCTCCCTACCACCGGCGGAAGGGCCCCGAGCGGGAGCGCCTCATGCGGCGCCGGGCGAAGGAGAACGGCATCTGGCTCTTCTACGTCAACCTCCTCGGCGGGCAGGACGAGCTCGTCTTCGACGGGAGCAGCGTCATCGCCGATCCCGCGGGCCGCACCGTCGCCCGCGGGCGGCCCTTCCGGGAGGACCTCATCGTGGCCGACGTCCCCGTGCCCGCGCGTCCCGCCGCCCCACGCGGCCGCCGGCCGCGCGCGGCGGCCCGCCCCGCGATCGTTCGCCTGCCGGCCCTCTACCGGCCGGCGCGCCGCCCGCCCCTCCGGCGCCGGCGCACCGGGCACCTCGCCCCCGTCGCCGAGGTCTACGAGGCCCTCGTTCTCGGCACCCGCGACTACGTGGACAAGAACGGATTCTCGCACGTCGTCCTCGGGATCAGCGGCGGGCTCGATTCGGCGCTGACGGCCGCGATCGCCGTCGACGCCCTCGGCCGCGACCGCGTGACGGGGGTCACGATGCCCTCGGGATACACGTCGGAAGAGACGCTGGCCGACGCGCGCCGCCTCGCCGCGTCCCTGCGGATCGAGCTGCTCGAGCTGCCGATCGGTCCCGCGCACGACGCCTACCGCGGCATCCTCGGCGACGCGGGGATCGCGGCGCGCCTCGATGTGACCGAGGAGAACATCCAGGCGCGGATCCGGGGGAACCTCCTCATGGCCCTCTCGAACGCGCGCGGCTGGCTCGTCCTTACCACGGGAAACAAGAGCGAGACGGCGGTCGGATACTGCACCCTCTACGGCGACATGGCCGGCGGCTTCGCCGTCCTCAAGGACGTCCCCAAGACGCTCGCCTGGGCGCTCGCCCGCGACCGCAACCGCCGGGCCCGGCAGGAGACGATCCCCCGCTCGATCATCCGCCGCCCCCCCTCGGCCGAGCTGCGCCCCGGCCAGTGCGACCAGGACTCCCTTCCCGCCTACCGGATCCTCGACCGCGTGATCGAGCTCTACGTGGAGCACGACCTCTCCGTGGACGAGATCGTCGCTCGCGGGATCGAGCCGGCGACGGCGCGGCGGACCGTCGACCTCATCGACCGCAACGAGTACAAGCGGCGGCAGGCCCCCCCGGGGATCAAGATCACCCCGAAGGCCTTCGGACGCGACCGCCGCCTCCCGATCACCAACCGCTACCGCGACCGCGGCCGGCGTTCGGGCCCGACCGGGCCATGA
- a CDS encoding glycosyltransferase family 39 protein has translation MKELPFLAGEDSRGSFLLFLFFLSALVVTGWGIWEGTLPATGEAVFAEQAREAAGGNLWPARFDGEAVPGTPPLPLWTAAASIRLLGASGWAVRLPFVFLALAAVAFVRAAAAAAAADDRSAAGLLAALLLVASPFFGRYAPHASPEVFLALSVALALLGLLRLPAPDGAWEWGAGVACAVFSAGAAGLFLLPAGLAALAADQGRRAAFGRPAFLVATAGALAAGLAWSAGAGGGLGGFPLVAAGDAVRDAWRAWAASLPWSILAAAAAIRTCLPRAAGGTAGADRLLLVFAALLAIFFGLAGGARAERFLAAAPPAAIMAAREAARLLAARRKTGQGGSERLRSLDRVLVMVLLFLMMLIVITPLDLHRRVDDQIDEIAGMTARLLPAGGSVANFRQPGEIGAARLLFYGGRSLDRRAIETPDDLARAIEREPGRLWLTTMRDMADLRRKPGFPVALAMVYRAGDWVLFTEERGGER, from the coding sequence GTGAAGGAGTTGCCGTTTCTCGCCGGGGAGGACAGCCGGGGATCCTTTCTCCTCTTCCTCTTCTTCCTCTCGGCCCTGGTCGTGACGGGATGGGGGATCTGGGAGGGCACGCTCCCCGCCACCGGCGAGGCGGTCTTCGCCGAGCAGGCCCGAGAGGCCGCCGGGGGCAACCTCTGGCCGGCGCGGTTCGACGGAGAGGCGGTTCCGGGGACGCCGCCGCTTCCCCTCTGGACGGCGGCCGCGTCGATCCGCCTCCTCGGCGCGAGCGGCTGGGCAGTCCGGCTTCCCTTCGTTTTCCTCGCGCTCGCCGCCGTGGCTTTCGTGCGGGCCGCCGCCGCGGCCGCGGCGGCGGACGACCGATCTGCCGCGGGGCTCCTCGCCGCCCTGCTCCTCGTCGCCAGCCCCTTCTTCGGCAGGTATGCGCCGCACGCGTCGCCGGAGGTCTTCCTCGCCCTCTCCGTCGCGCTCGCGCTTCTCGGCCTGCTGCGGCTTCCCGCGCCGGACGGCGCCTGGGAGTGGGGCGCGGGGGTCGCCTGCGCGGTCTTCTCGGCGGGCGCGGCCGGGCTTTTCCTCCTCCCGGCGGGACTCGCCGCCCTCGCGGCCGACCAGGGACGCCGGGCGGCGTTCGGGCGGCCGGCGTTTCTCGTCGCCACGGCGGGAGCCCTCGCCGCCGGCCTCGCCTGGAGCGCGGGGGCGGGCGGCGGCCTCGGCGGTTTCCCGCTCGTCGCGGCCGGCGATGCCGTCCGCGACGCATGGCGCGCATGGGCGGCGAGCCTGCCCTGGTCGATCCTCGCGGCAGCCGCGGCAATCCGGACGTGCCTGCCGCGCGCGGCGGGCGGAACGGCGGGCGCCGACCGCCTCCTCCTCGTCTTCGCCGCGCTCCTCGCCATCTTCTTCGGTTTGGCGGGCGGCGCGCGGGCCGAACGCTTTCTCGCGGCCGCCCCGCCCGCCGCGATCATGGCGGCGCGGGAAGCGGCGCGCCTCCTCGCCGCACGGCGGAAAACCGGCCAGGGAGGCAGCGAGCGGCTCCGGTCGCTCGATCGCGTCCTCGTCATGGTCCTCCTCTTCCTCATGATGCTCATCGTGATCACGCCGCTCGACCTGCACCGGCGCGTGGACGACCAAATCGACGAGATCGCCGGGATGACGGCGCGGCTCCTGCCCGCCGGCGGAAGCGTGGCGAATTTCCGGCAGCCCGGGGAGATCGGCGCGGCGCGGCTCCTCTTCTACGGCGGACGCTCGCTCGACCGGCGTGCGATCGAGACGCCCGACGACCTCGCCCGGGCGATCGAACGCGAGCCCGGGCGGCTCTGGCTGACGACGATGCGTGACATGGCCGACCTCCGGCGGAAGCCGGGATTCCCCGTTGCCCTCGCGATGGTCTATCGTGCCGGCGACTGGGTGCTCTTCACCGAGGAGCGGGGCGGCGAACGATGA
- a CDS encoding 4-hydroxy-tetrahydrodipicolinate synthase yields MLHGLFVALVTPFTREGALDEARLTELVRLHVEAGTDGLVPCATTSENPALEDAEWARIVEIAVREAAGRLAVYAGCGTNSTTRSIANIRRARDLGANGAMVVTPYYNKPTQEGLYAHFSALADEGGLPLMLYNVPGRTGVNLAAGTVARLAPHERIVAVKEASGDLEQMSEIVRLCGDRVSLLSGDDGIVLAVLAVGGRGVVSVVGNIVPRDMLGLIDAFERGEMAEALERHLRLLPLCRAMFLETNPMPVKTAMNLLGRDVGEVRLPLVPMRPETRAALAEALAAYGLEPGEA; encoded by the coding sequence ATGCTCCACGGTCTCTTCGTCGCCCTCGTCACCCCGTTCACGCGCGAGGGCGCGCTCGACGAGGCCCGGCTGACCGAGCTCGTCCGCCTGCACGTCGAGGCGGGCACCGACGGCCTCGTCCCGTGCGCCACGACCAGCGAGAATCCCGCCCTCGAGGACGCGGAATGGGCCCGCATCGTCGAGATCGCGGTCCGCGAGGCGGCGGGGCGCCTGGCGGTGTACGCCGGGTGCGGCACGAACTCGACGACCCGCTCGATCGCGAACATCCGCCGCGCGCGCGACCTCGGGGCAAACGGGGCGATGGTCGTCACCCCCTACTACAACAAGCCGACGCAGGAGGGGCTCTACGCCCACTTCTCCGCGCTCGCCGACGAGGGCGGGCTCCCGCTGATGCTCTACAACGTGCCGGGGCGGACGGGCGTCAACCTCGCCGCCGGCACCGTGGCCCGCCTCGCGCCGCACGAGCGGATCGTCGCCGTCAAGGAGGCGAGCGGCGACCTCGAGCAGATGTCGGAGATCGTCCGCCTCTGCGGCGACCGCGTGTCACTCCTCTCGGGGGACGACGGGATCGTCCTCGCCGTCCTCGCCGTCGGCGGGCGCGGCGTGGTGAGCGTCGTCGGCAACATCGTGCCGCGGGACATGCTCGGTTTGATCGACGCCTTCGAGCGCGGGGAGATGGCGGAGGCGCTCGAGCGTCATCTCCGCCTGCTCCCCCTCTGCCGGGCGATGTTCCTCGAGACGAACCCGATGCCCGTCAAGACGGCGATGAACCTCCTCGGGCGCGACGTCGGCGAGGTGCGGCTCCCCCTCGTGCCGATGCGCCCGGAGACGCGCGCGGCGCTCGCCGAGGCGCTCGCCGCCTACGGCCTCGAGCCGGGGGAGGCGTGA
- the trxA gene encoding thioredoxin, with the protein MSDNIKHVGEDTFQAEVLDSTVPVVVDFWAPWCGPCQMIAPVLDELAGEYGAAVSFVKLNTDDSREIAIRYGIMGIPTLKVFKGGEEVDSMSGAAPKEILKKFIDKHLG; encoded by the coding sequence ATGAGTGACAACATCAAGCATGTCGGCGAGGATACCTTCCAGGCGGAGGTGCTCGACAGCACCGTTCCCGTGGTCGTGGATTTCTGGGCCCCGTGGTGCGGTCCCTGCCAGATGATCGCGCCGGTCCTCGACGAGCTTGCCGGCGAGTACGGCGCCGCCGTCTCGTTCGTCAAGCTCAACACGGACGACAGCAGGGAGATCGCGATCCGCTACGGGATCATGGGGATTCCCACGCTCAAGGTCTTCAAGGGCGGCGAGGAGGTCGACTCGATGTCGGGCGCCGCGCCCAAGGAGATCCTCAAGAAGTTCATCGACAAGCACCTCGGATAG
- a CDS encoding DUF4097 family beta strand repeat protein has protein sequence MRRALPILLAILLVPAIVFGGGRERNVEKSFDLDPGGTVKITMKCGGDIRIEGWDENRAEAVVRITGTEREDVDVDFDRKRRGLEIEIEANNWMHRCRADADIVLRVPRETDIEFSSYGGDIACEGIEGRLTGRTLGGDMTFSRIDGTIRMTTYGGDVEVADSRVDGKVKTLGGDVRIERVVGDLTGSTLGGDVTYTDVTGGGGKGHSPDRDVSITSMGGDLDVDYPARDVTLRTMGGNIDVGRAEKVNVTTMGGDIRVNEAPVGASVMTMGGDIHVGSAGGFCKAKTMGGDIELDAVDGWISAVTMGGDVEVTMVGDPGEGKRDVELKSMGGDIELTVPPGLSMEFDVEIAYTKNHRRECRIESDFDMKIERTTEWKRKWGQKRKYIYGTGEVNGGEHRVKIRTINGNVIIRKGD, from the coding sequence ATGAGACGCGCACTCCCGATCCTCCTGGCGATTCTGCTCGTCCCGGCGATCGTTTTCGGCGGCGGCCGGGAACGGAACGTCGAGAAGAGCTTCGACCTCGATCCCGGCGGCACGGTGAAGATCACGATGAAATGCGGCGGCGACATCCGGATCGAGGGATGGGACGAGAACCGCGCCGAGGCGGTCGTCCGGATCACCGGCACAGAACGCGAGGACGTCGACGTCGACTTCGACAGGAAGCGCCGCGGCCTCGAGATCGAGATCGAGGCAAACAACTGGATGCACCGGTGCCGGGCCGACGCCGACATCGTCCTCCGCGTTCCGCGTGAGACCGACATCGAGTTCAGCTCCTACGGCGGCGACATCGCGTGCGAGGGGATCGAGGGCCGGCTGACCGGACGCACGCTCGGCGGCGACATGACCTTCTCGCGGATCGACGGGACGATCCGCATGACGACATACGGCGGCGACGTCGAGGTCGCCGACTCCCGCGTCGACGGCAAGGTGAAGACGCTGGGCGGGGACGTGCGAATCGAACGGGTCGTCGGCGACCTCACCGGCTCGACGCTCGGCGGGGACGTCACCTACACCGACGTCACGGGAGGCGGCGGCAAGGGCCACTCGCCTGACCGCGACGTCTCGATCACCTCGATGGGCGGCGATCTCGACGTCGATTATCCGGCCCGGGACGTCACGCTCCGCACGATGGGAGGCAACATCGACGTCGGCCGCGCGGAGAAGGTGAACGTGACGACGATGGGGGGCGACATCAGGGTAAACGAGGCCCCGGTGGGCGCGAGCGTGATGACGATGGGCGGCGATATCCACGTCGGCAGCGCGGGAGGCTTCTGCAAGGCGAAGACGATGGGCGGCGACATCGAGCTCGACGCCGTCGACGGCTGGATCAGCGCGGTGACGATGGGCGGTGACGTCGAGGTGACGATGGTCGGCGATCCCGGCGAGGGAAAGCGCGACGTCGAGCTGAAATCGATGGGCGGCGATATCGAGCTCACCGTCCCCCCCGGGCTCTCGATGGAATTCGACGTCGAGATCGCCTACACGAAAAATCACCGGCGCGAGTGCCGCATCGAGAGCGACTTCGACATGAAGATCGAGCGCACGACCGAGTGGAAGCGGAAGTGGGGCCAGAAGCGCAAGTACATCTACGGCACGGGAGAGGTCAACGGCGGCGAGCACCGCGTGAAAATCCGGACGATCAACGGCAACGTGATCATTCGCAAGGGAGACTGA
- a CDS encoding GNAT family N-acetyltransferase: MNRAGGIVEGRFPHIRPYRREDHGGVVATIRATYADLAYTMDFAAFDRDLEDIEMSYRDGGGEFWVLDDHGDVVGCVGVTPVDVETCELHRLYLRRSIRGRNWGRRLLETAVDWAREAGFRRMVLWSDILFARAREVYEKNGFTATERTRAVDPVNPTSVERLFTRNL; encoded by the coding sequence ATGAACCGGGCCGGCGGGATCGTCGAGGGGCGCTTTCCCCACATCCGCCCCTATCGCCGCGAGGACCACGGCGGCGTCGTCGCCACGATCCGCGCAACCTACGCCGACCTCGCCTACACGATGGACTTCGCCGCCTTCGACCGGGATCTCGAGGACATCGAGATGAGCTACCGCGACGGGGGTGGCGAGTTCTGGGTGCTCGACGACCACGGCGACGTCGTCGGCTGCGTCGGCGTCACGCCGGTCGACGTCGAGACGTGCGAGCTGCACCGCCTCTACCTCCGCCGCTCGATCCGCGGGCGCAACTGGGGCCGGCGGCTCCTCGAAACGGCGGTCGACTGGGCGCGGGAGGCGGGCTTCCGGCGGATGGTCCTCTGGTCGGATATCCTCTTCGCCCGTGCGCGCGAGGTGTACGAGAAGAACGGTTTCACCGCGACGGAGCGGACGCGGGCCGTCGACCCGGTCAACCCGACCAGCGTCGAACGGCTGTTCACGCGAAACCTGTGA
- a CDS encoding T9SS type A sorting domain-containing protein has translation MNGNWKTSILAGMCLVVLAAPPLGAVWMPDGLPVCTAGGTQQYVEMIPDGDGGAIVVWSDHRGGVDDDIYAQRIDATGEVLWTADGVALCTATGAQYSQRVVSDGAGGAIVVWRDNRNGFSPEIYAQRVNAAGNVLWGADGVAVCAVADMFNRPWIAPDGAGGAIVAWECLRDVDYDIYAQRVSASGVMQWTTGGVIVCDAKYDQMNARIVSDGAGGAVVAWIDDRNGNDDLYAQRIDASGAAQWAAGGAPLCVAAADQESVDMIADGSGGAIVAWDDPRTGHDAAYAQRIDDKGDLLWTASGVPLCSTTANQQYPRIATDGAGGAIVVWHDSRAGNYDAYVQRVSAAGTVLWAGTGMPVCTLAVGQYYIEIAADGEGGAYVTWNDVRGGDYDVFAQRIAASGAARWTADGVAICEVEGNQTDAALVLDGDGGAMVAWDDLRDGNHDIYARRVSPAGLLPDQPLIAGVLDVPRDQGGKLTIHWDASACDVLPLTEITHYSVWRRLSAPVAAVTAPGDDAAGGIPDVPPGFEGPAVRLGSGGYSWEWLATVPARYVESYAFTAVSLYDSTGADPGWQHFMVTAHTPLQYLFFDSPVDSGYSVDNLSPAAPVGAVAEQSYVPEGLNLAWEENAEPDLHHYAIYRETDPGFEPSPENLVATPGEAAWFDAEWRWDAGYSYRIAAVDVHGNESGFASVSPEGVTGGDTPPPAGATFLAQNVPNPFNPRTVIAFDLGEAGRVSLRVYDVAGRLVATLVDGERPAGRHRVEWNGRIAGGATAASGVYFYRLDAGAFGETKKMILLR, from the coding sequence ATGAACGGCAACTGGAAGACATCGATCCTGGCGGGCATGTGTCTCGTGGTTCTCGCCGCGCCGCCGCTCGGCGCGGTCTGGATGCCGGACGGCCTGCCCGTCTGCACGGCCGGCGGCACGCAGCAATACGTCGAGATGATTCCCGACGGCGACGGCGGGGCGATCGTCGTCTGGAGCGATCATCGCGGCGGCGTGGACGACGATATCTACGCCCAGCGCATCGACGCCACGGGAGAGGTCCTCTGGACGGCCGACGGCGTCGCGCTCTGCACCGCGACGGGGGCGCAGTACTCTCAACGGGTCGTTTCGGACGGCGCCGGCGGGGCGATCGTCGTCTGGCGCGACAACCGGAACGGATTCTCTCCCGAGATCTACGCCCAGCGCGTCAACGCGGCCGGAAACGTGCTGTGGGGAGCCGACGGCGTGGCCGTCTGCGCCGTCGCCGACATGTTCAACAGGCCATGGATCGCCCCGGACGGCGCCGGGGGCGCCATCGTGGCGTGGGAATGCCTCCGCGATGTCGATTACGACATCTATGCGCAGCGCGTGAGCGCCTCGGGGGTCATGCAGTGGACAACCGGCGGCGTCATCGTCTGCGACGCGAAGTACGACCAGATGAACGCCCGGATCGTCTCCGACGGCGCCGGCGGGGCCGTCGTGGCGTGGATCGACGACCGGAACGGAAACGACGATCTCTACGCCCAGCGGATCGATGCCTCGGGGGCCGCGCAATGGGCCGCCGGCGGCGCGCCTCTCTGCGTGGCCGCCGCCGACCAGGAGTCGGTCGACATGATCGCCGACGGTTCGGGAGGCGCGATCGTCGCGTGGGACGATCCCCGAACCGGGCACGACGCCGCCTACGCGCAGCGGATCGACGACAAGGGGGATCTCCTGTGGACGGCGAGCGGCGTCCCCCTCTGCTCGACGACGGCGAACCAGCAGTACCCAAGGATCGCGACCGACGGCGCCGGCGGGGCGATCGTCGTCTGGCACGACAGCCGCGCGGGCAACTACGACGCCTACGTCCAGCGCGTCAGCGCCGCGGGGACGGTCCTCTGGGCGGGCACGGGCATGCCCGTCTGCACCCTGGCGGTGGGGCAGTACTATATCGAGATCGCGGCCGACGGCGAGGGCGGGGCCTACGTCACGTGGAACGACGTGCGAGGCGGCGACTACGACGTCTTCGCGCAGCGCATCGCCGCCTCGGGCGCCGCGCGGTGGACCGCGGACGGCGTCGCGATCTGCGAGGTCGAGGGGAATCAGACGGATGCCGCGCTCGTCCTCGACGGCGACGGCGGTGCGATGGTCGCATGGGACGATCTCCGCGACGGAAACCACGACATCTACGCGCGGCGCGTCTCCCCCGCGGGACTGCTGCCCGACCAGCCGCTGATCGCCGGGGTCCTCGACGTCCCGCGCGACCAGGGGGGCAAGCTGACGATCCACTGGGACGCGAGCGCCTGCGACGTCCTGCCGCTGACCGAGATCACCCATTACTCGGTGTGGCGGCGGCTGTCCGCCCCGGTTGCGGCGGTCACGGCCCCCGGGGATGACGCCGCCGGCGGGATACCGGACGTGCCGCCCGGCTTCGAGGGGCCGGCCGTGCGCCTCGGCTCCGGCGGGTACTCGTGGGAATGGCTCGCCACCGTCCCCGCCCGGTACGTCGAGAGCTACGCCTTCACGGCCGTGAGCCTGTACGACTCGACGGGAGCCGATCCGGGATGGCAGCATTTCATGGTCACCGCCCATACGCCGCTGCAGTATCTCTTCTTCGATTCCCCCGTCGACAGCGGCTATTCGGTGGACAACCTCTCCCCCGCCGCCCCGGTCGGAGCGGTCGCCGAGCAGAGCTACGTCCCCGAGGGGCTGAACCTCGCATGGGAGGAGAACGCCGAACCCGATCTCCATCACTACGCGATCTACCGGGAAACGGATCCGGGTTTCGAGCCCTCGCCGGAGAACCTCGTCGCCACGCCCGGCGAGGCCGCGTGGTTCGACGCCGAGTGGCGGTGGGACGCGGGGTATTCGTACCGGATCGCCGCCGTCGACGTCCACGGCAACGAGAGCGGCTTCGCTTCGGTCTCGCCGGAAGGCGTCACCGGCGGCGACACGCCGCCGCCGGCCGGCGCGACCTTCCTCGCGCAGAACGTGCCGAACCCCTTCAATCCCCGCACCGTGATCGCCTTCGACCTCGGCGAGGCCGGGCGCGTCTCGCTCCGGGTCTACGACGTCGCCGGACGTCTCGTGGCGACGCTCGTCGACGGGGAGCGGCCGGCGGGGAGGCACCGCGTGGAATGGAACGGCCGGATCGCCGGCGGCGCGACCGCGGCGAGCGGCGTCTACTTCTACCGGCTCGACGCGGGCGCGTTCGGCGAGACGAAGAAGATGATCCTGCTGCGCTGA